Part of the Triticum urartu cultivar G1812 chromosome 2, Tu2.1, whole genome shotgun sequence genome, TTTTATGTTTGTTCTGCTCACATCCCATTTACTCAAGTATGTCTTTTGTCTTAATGGTATTTGTAGGCTGGACAATTTGTTATTGAATATTGTGGAGAAGTAATATCATGGAAGGAAGCCAAGCGGAGATCTCAAACATATGAAGACCAGGGTACACAGTTACAACACTCCTTCCAGTAATGGAATTGTGGCACCTTTTGCCCTCTATTTAGTAATTTCTCTGCTGTTCCACATTAGGTTTAACGGAGTCTTATATTATTTACCTCAATGCTGATGAGTCTATTGATGCAACAAAGAAAGGGAGTCTGGCCAGATTTATCAACCATTCGTGGTATGTTTGTAGCAAACACACAGTCCTTTActattttgtttcttttcttttcattATTTCATCATTAGATTTTTTTGCTTCCTTTTCCATCTTAGTGATAAAATGAAACAGTTTGTCATTGTACGTGCAGCCAGCCGAACTGTGAGACAAGAAAATGGACTGTCCTCGGGGAAGTAAGAGTTGGCATTTTTGCAAAGCAAGATATTCCTATTGGAACGGAATTATCCTATGACTATAATTTTGAGTGGTTTGGTGGTGTGATGGTGCGGTGCCTCTGTGGAGCTACCGGATGTTCAGGGTTTCTTGGGGCAAAATCACGTGGTTTCCAGGTGGGTGGAACAATATGCTGTAACACATCTCATTAACTTAAGAGAAGATCCTATTTCAGCTTCAGTTTTGACAGTAGGGTTTGACAAAAGAAAGAACTGTTACCTTTCTGACCATCCAATTAAAGCTGCAGGGATTTACTGTAGAGTTTGGCCCTTCTCTCCAGTAGACTGATGATGCTCAGAACAAAAACATTGATAGTTCTTTGGCTTGCCGCCTTTGCATGCGTGCTGACACAACTATTTTGTGTTGCTTCATCTAAAAATTCTTTTGTGCTGTCCTTCTCGGGAGATTGTAGTGTAACTGGGAGCACTATTTGCAATAGTCACATGGTTAAAGTAGTGTAGCGAACCAGTCATCTTTCATTAATAGGACTTCTTTATTTGTGGTCATTGTTGGATCCTCCTTTTAAGTCAATATTTGGAACGTCCGACACTTGCCTAATGCGTGCTTTGTTGTCTGTCATGTTTTAGGAGGCCACATACCTGTGGGAAGATGATGATGACAGGTAAGCTTGTGCTTGTATGTTAGTCTTCTGTGGTAACCTTGTGCTTGCATGTTAGTCTGCTGTACGGAATAAAAGTTGACACACCGATGGTCGTTTAGAATTTTGCTTAATTGACATAGGCTGATGAGAATCTGTCATTTTACTTACCTGGACAATTTGCTAATTAGAATCTGGTTTGCCCAAAGGATACATATTGCTTAGATAATTTTCGCTACTTGGATGACTCTATTTGCCATCAACCTTTTGTGCGGGTAATAGAGACCTCACCAGAACCTTTCACTACTCCTCAACTAGTCATTGCTACTTTAATGTCTTGATTTATCAGCATTGAGAACCCACTGGTTAGTAAACATATTCAGACCTCTGTTGCCCAAATCAACTTGTCCATAAGTGAACTTTTTATTGTTCGAAGTGCTGAAATATTGATGGAGACAACAATCCCGAGCACCAGTTAAACAGTAAATACTTACATCACAAATAATTGAAAATACTAGGTAATACATAAAAATTCAGACCTCTGTTGCCCATGTCGACTTGTTGTGATAAGTAAACTTTTATTGTTTGAAGTGCTAAAATATCAACGGTTCTGTGCACCAGTTAAGCAGCAAATATTTTCCATCTTTAATGGCAGGTTTTCTGTTGAAAATATCCCTCTTTATGACTCTACTGATGACGAACATACAAGCATTCCGAACGACACCATTCTAGCAAAAGATGAGCCAGTCACCCAAGAAAATAACAGCAACATAGTGCATGCCACTGAGAATCCTGAGATTGCAAGCTCAAATGAATTCACGCCATTGAGTGTTGAACCATTGACGGCTAGCTCAGATGAACTCACACCAATGACTATTGAACCACTGATAGCTGTTCCAGTGGGAGTTGATATTATGGAGAATGGATTGCCCGAATATGGCACACAATATTCTGATGACACCACACAAAATTCAATGCATAAAGTTGCGAAGCTTGAGAATCAAAGTTCTCCCCAGAACAATAACCATCATACCGAATTGGTCCTGGTGAGACCCACACCCAAATTTCGTGGTGGCAAAGCTAAACGTGGTCTGCGCAAGCAATTGAATGTTGCAGATATTTGTGACCGGTTAGCATCAGCTGCGGCACGCCAGGAGATATTGTTCTGTGAGGTAAAAACTAGCAGTAACCCACTAGTCCTGAAAATTGCAGCGGAAAGCTCTAAATATTGCACAGTAATGGCTCTTTTTCTGATCCAATGTCGCAGGAAGTGAAGAAGCAGGCGACTGCCGAAATCGATGCCCTGTACGACGAGATAAGGCCAGCGATTGAAGAACATGAGAGGGACAGCCAAGACAATGTATCAACAAGCCTTGCAGAGCAGTGGATCGAGGCCAGCTGCTGCAAGTACAAAGCTGAGTTTGATCTATCTGCTGCGATTATCAAGAACTTGGCTTCGACGCCTCTGAGAGCAAAAGAAGATGTGAACCCTAGAGAACAAAATGGAGTGTTATACCTGCAAAACGGTCCATGATTCAGCTAGAAGGCACGGGTTCGCAAGCAATCTTCGCAAAACCGCCGGTTCTTAGAAACTCCATAGAAGATACTCCTATGTAGATTTGAAGCGTTATAAGGTGGTATTCTAACCAAAACACATCCCATAGTCTGATTAATTGATGGTGTAAGGCATCATCAATTCTTCTTTCATTGTATTCGAGTCTGGTTTGCTTCTGTTCATGTAGCTTGGGGGCGTATAGGTTCAACACGAACTCTGTCTGATTTTCAGGTTAGAATCAAATTCCCCTTTTAGGCAAGGTTTGCGAAAAACAACACGAAGGGTTTTGTCCAGAGCTGGTCAGGGTCGTTAGTCTCACTCGCATGGAGCGGACAAAATCGACATTGTTTAGATCCTGGGCACCTACGGATACCCCTTCTTGTTGAGTTCTTACGATCGCCTATTCACCTTCGTGGATTCTTCGTCTGCTCTTCTTCTCTCCCTGGCCTCAGTAATGGAGGTCTACTTGTGCCGTATATACCATGGCTACGTCCGAAACTGACCCTCCTGACCCCCGCTCGCCCTCCCAGGCGACACAGGGGAA contains:
- the LOC125538241 gene encoding histone-lysine N-methyltransferase ASHH1, encoding MEEEPTEAPLYIHIETNDFSYRRHKRQKEEDIAVCECQYDLMDPDSACGERCWNVSTNTECTPGYCRCGVYCKNQRFQKSQYARTRLVKTEGRGWGLLADENITAGQFVIEYCGEVISWKEAKRRSQTYEDQGLTESYIIYLNADESIDATKKGSLARFINHSCQPNCETRKWTVLGEVRVGIFAKQDIPIGTELSYDYNFEWFGGVMVRCLCGATGCSGFLGAKSRGFQEATYLWEDDDDRFSVENIPLYDSTDDEHTSIPNDTILAKDEPVTQENNSNIVHATENPEIASSNEFTPLSVEPLTASSDELTPMTIEPLIAVPVGVDIMENGLPEYGTQYSDDTTQNSMHKVAKLENQSSPQNNNHHTELVLVRPTPKFRGGKAKRGLRKQLNVADICDRLASAAARQEILFCEEVKKQATAEIDALYDEIRPAIEEHERDSQDNVSTSLAEQWIEASCCKYKAEFDLSAAIIKNLASTPLRAKEDVNPREQNGVLYLQNGP